The following proteins come from a genomic window of Triticum aestivum cultivar Chinese Spring chromosome 6A, IWGSC CS RefSeq v2.1, whole genome shotgun sequence:
- the LOC123128407 gene encoding uncharacterized protein gives MERKNSFGSSWADQWDYGSDPAPRAGGKKQGGVEKTKAAAATGLKKVKEGTAHGFQWIKGKVQKKKQGAAGAGDDAAAGY, from the coding sequence ATGGAGCGCAAGAACTCGTTCGGCTCGTCGTGGGCGGACCAGTGGGACTACGGCAGCGACccggccccgcgggccggcgggaAGAAGCAGGGCGGCGTGGAGAAGACCAAGGCGGCCGCGGCCACGGGGCTGAAGAAGGTGAAGGAGGGCACCGCGCACGGCTTCCAGTGGATCAAGGGCAAGGTGCAGAAGAAGAAGCAgggcgccgccggcgccggcgacgacgcggCCGCCGGGTATTAG
- the LOC123128406 gene encoding uncharacterized protein, giving the protein MKRLLVHGGRAIGCPSRSAVEDPTALAALGNGVLLPRYHSTEKHDDSDTLGEIGEKARTTAEEFLKMAKEKTDDVAEGAKETVQETQGSGARRVGRREGQVQAAGRAGEVPSEISGRCSLCCMLACVQSWPAQSH; this is encoded by the exons ATGAAGCGGCTGCTCGTTCATGGCGGGAGGGCAATCGGCTGCCCCTCCAGGAGCGCCGTGGAAGATCCCACCGCCCTGGCCGCGCTTGGCAACGGCGTTCTACTGCCCAGG TACCACTCGACAGAGAAGCACGACGACAGTGACACGCTGGGCGAAATCGGGGAGAAGGCAAGAACGACGGCGGAGGAGTTCCTGAAGATGGCCAAGGAGAAGACCGACGACGTCGCGGAGGGCGCAAAGGAGACGGTGCAGGAGACCCAAGGAAGCGGTGCTCGGCGAGTCGGACGACGAGAAGGACAAGTTCAAGCAGCGGGTCGAGCAGGGGAGGTACCATCAGAAATAAGCGGGAGGTGTTCCCTTTGCTGTATGCTCGCGTGCGTGCAGTCATGGCCTGCCCAAAGCCATTAG
- the LOC123130985 gene encoding metalloendoproteinase 3-MMP, translating to MGESGSPSLVLLLVAAMAAAMVFVASSPVAAFPVAGLPEAEPPFPNPWLAFQNLSGCHMGDERDGLARLKGYLSHFGYLPEAPSSSPFSDAFDADLEAAIATYQRNFGLNATGFLDPPTVSQMVAPRCGVPDVVNGTSTMDRRNASSAGGAHGRHLYTYFPGGPMWPPFRRELRYAITAAAATSIDRATLSAVFARAFARWSEATTLRFAETASEADADITIGFYAGAHGDGEAFDGPLGTLAHAFSPTDGRFHLDAAEAWVADGQGDASSSPGAVDLESVAVHEIGHLLGLGHSSVQGAIMYPTIRTGTRKVDLEADDVQGIQSMYGTNPDFKGVAPTSPSTSSREMDSSAAAGSRPGSRFVAVVVAVGLLLPLSL from the coding sequence ATGGGCGAGTCGGGTTCTCCTTCCCTTGTCTTGCTGCTGGTTGCTGCCAtggcggcggcgatggtgttcgTCGCGTCGTCGCCGGTGGCGGCCTTCCCGGTGGCCGGATTGCCGGAGGCGGAGCCCCCGTTCCCGAACCCGTGGCTGGCGTTCCAGAACCTCTCCGGCTGCCACATGGGCGACGAGCGGGACGGGCTCGCGCGGCTCAAGGGCTACCTGAGCCACTTCGGGTACCTCCCGGAGGCGCCGTCCTCGTCGCCCTTCAGCGACGCGTTCGACGCCGACCTGGAGGCGGCCATCGCCACGTACCAGCGCAACTTCGGCCTCAACGCGACGGGGTTCCTCGACCCGCCCACCGTGTCCCAGATGGTCGCCCCGCGCTGCGGCGTGCCCGACGTCGTCAACGGCACCTCCACCATGGACCGGCGGAACGCGTCGTCCGCGGGCGGCGCACACGGCCGGCACCTTTACACCTACTTCCCCGGCGGGCCCATGTGGCCGCCGTTCCGGCGCGAGCTGCGGTACGCGATCACCGCGGCCGCGGCGACGTCCATCGACCGGGCGACGCTGAGCGCCGTCTTCGCGCGCGCCTTCGCCCGGTGGTCGGAGGCCACCACGCTGCGTTTCGCGGAGACGGCGTCCGAGGCCGACGCCGACATCACCATCGGGTTCTACGCGGGGGCgcacggcgacggcgaggccttcGACGGGCCGCTGGGCACGCTGGCGCACGCCTTCTCGCCGACGGACGGGCGGTTCCACCTGGACGCCGCGGAGGCATGGGTCGCCGACGGCCAAGGCGACGCGTCCTCCAGCCCCGGCGCGGTGGACCTGGAGTCGGTGGCGGTGCACGAGATCGGGCACCTGCTGGGGCTGGGGCACTCGTCGGTGCAGGGCGCCATCATGTACCCGACCATCAGGACGGGGACGAGGAAGGTGGACCTGGAGGCGGACGACGTGCAGGGGATCCAGAGCATGTACGGGACCAACCCCGACTTCAAGGGCGTGGCGCCGACGTCGCCGTCGACGAGCAGCCGGGAGATGGacagcagcgccgccgccggctcccGCCCGGGCAGCCGGTTCGTTGCGGTAGTTGTGGCGGTTGGCCTGCTGCTCCCACTGTCACTGTAG